A genomic segment from Parolsenella catena encodes:
- a CDS encoding WYL domain-containing protein, whose product MMKPSKASHGPGRPPEHCFEDDLNILLAFARCGAVSGRRDLMEVLSLDKDSVNKALATLTEPSDVDAEAVFVVENAYAGRLRRIGDGSPLLAKRPRLTTEQANAYCEALDRLGIPRDDERRAALERAVYPKGYRHPASIQERMTTDGELHALEVCATSIVRARGVQKEDSTSDDRETRNKVRQPVVTFSYASKNRTGNRTSEQRHVVPLALRLFNGTWQVDAYDLDRKAARTFVARNMGDTELSEQTAVAIISSIDADDGNRVMITCADMDTAHELLALNEARLEETADGIVVSIPYYQDGEHSTPGSWLPRHLIPLMGSISFEDERISHAITEIVRKDLEHARRQGCI is encoded by the coding sequence ATGATGAAGCCAAGCAAGGCCTCACATGGTCCGGGAAGACCGCCGGAGCACTGTTTCGAGGATGACCTCAACATTCTTCTTGCCTTTGCCAGATGCGGCGCCGTCTCGGGCAGAAGGGACCTCATGGAGGTCCTGTCGCTCGACAAGGACAGCGTAAACAAGGCTCTCGCAACGCTCACCGAGCCCAGCGACGTCGATGCCGAGGCCGTCTTTGTCGTGGAAAACGCCTACGCCGGCAGGCTGCGGCGCATCGGAGACGGGTCGCCCCTGCTTGCCAAGAGGCCAAGGCTCACAACCGAGCAGGCAAACGCTTACTGCGAGGCGCTCGACCGGCTCGGCATCCCCCGAGATGACGAGCGCAGAGCCGCGCTTGAGAGGGCCGTCTATCCCAAGGGATATCGTCACCCGGCATCCATCCAAGAGCGCATGACCACAGACGGTGAGCTGCACGCGCTCGAGGTGTGCGCCACCTCCATCGTCCGCGCTCGCGGCGTGCAGAAGGAGGATTCCACCAGCGACGACCGCGAGACCAGAAACAAGGTCAGGCAGCCCGTCGTCACCTTCTCATACGCCAGCAAGAACCGAACTGGAAACCGCACGAGCGAGCAGAGGCACGTTGTCCCCTTGGCCCTGCGCCTCTTCAACGGAACCTGGCAGGTCGACGCCTATGACCTCGACAGGAAAGCCGCGCGCACCTTTGTTGCGAGGAACATGGGGGATACCGAGCTGAGCGAGCAGACTGCCGTGGCCATCATCTCGAGCATAGACGCAGATGACGGAAACCGGGTCATGATCACCTGCGCAGACATGGACACCGCCCACGAGCTTCTCGCACTCAATGAGGCGCGGCTCGAGGAGACAGCCGACGGCATCGTCGTCTCCATTCCCTACTACCAAGACGGCGAGCACTCCACGCCTGGCAGCTGGCTCCCCAGGCATCTCATCCCCCTCATGGGTTCCATATCCTTCGAGGACGAGAGAATCAGCCACGCCATCACCGAGATAGTCAGGAAGGACCTCGAGCACGCGCGGAGACAGGGCTGCATCTAG
- a CDS encoding helicase C-terminal domain-containing protein, which produces MAVSEDNGAERDCLGEILLSDTPAEVEQAYRSLAERARTQEFGLIEDDVIVLDTETTGLSFSECQLTEIAAVRLRGREVVDTFRTFVNPGMPIPKNIQALTNITDLDVATAPSPREAVAQLADFVAGAPVLAHNATFDRTFIERVPGGHEVSDLWVDTLALSRIALPRLSTHKLQDMAEAFGCASVSHRALDDVHALAGMWRVILCALSDLPAGLLVTLANMHPDVEWAYRPIISYLTLAEPDATFSLAAERKRLLSSAPASPRPDVDELATDARAPSADEIRAAFEPGGLTSRMYESFEPRPSQAQMAEEVRSALATSTMRAIEAGTGVGKSVAYLLPLAEYAKLNKVTCGVATKTNALTDQLVSHELPALAKVLPGGLSYACLKGYDHYPCLYRLNRSVDAELPLDDVASNGRSRNTMASDMLTAIAVTYAYACQSVEGDVDALGIRWGSVPRSLLTVTHKECKRRECPFYPNLCMLHGARRRAAAADIVVTNHSLLLRNVEADGAILPPVRNWVVDEAHSFEAEARRQWALEVSAERARTLFETLGGSKSGAIGAASAFAASNEAATPACGLLAKAANSVATAMISSANFFDAVRALSALAPRSGGYDMVTLWLGEEARSSDEWTAVGATGKELVGRLAAARHDLDGAHKILAERNSDDAAPSNPSTSLLEDACRELGEFIDACATIIEAVDDSYVFYAELPQAKRRIGQERLVAEKLDIGAELADRWYPEMRSVTFSSATMSVDGDFSHFNGSSGLSLLKEGRHREVSLPSGYDYDRNMSAIAVRDLPDPRDRGYLDALVDLLFDVHVSMGGSVLTLFTNRREMELAHAALEPRLAARGLSVAMQERGSSVRRLSRRFVEDRDLSLMALKSFWEGFDAAGDTLRCVVIPKLPFSSPKDPLVQERSARDRAAWRRWSLPEAVLEVKQAAGRLIRTSTDAGVLVLADSRVCTKGYGKVFLNSMPTKSVSTLGADMVGRYLESWRESH; this is translated from the coding sequence GTGGCAGTGAGCGAAGACAACGGCGCGGAGAGGGACTGCCTGGGAGAGATCCTGCTTTCAGATACCCCCGCCGAGGTGGAGCAGGCATATAGGTCACTCGCCGAGCGCGCAAGGACCCAGGAGTTTGGCCTCATCGAGGATGACGTGATTGTTCTCGACACAGAGACGACGGGGCTGTCCTTCTCCGAGTGCCAGCTGACCGAGATAGCCGCCGTTCGCCTGCGCGGGCGCGAGGTCGTCGACACGTTCCGAACGTTCGTGAACCCCGGTATGCCCATCCCCAAGAACATCCAGGCACTCACCAACATCACGGACCTGGATGTTGCGACTGCGCCTAGCCCGAGGGAGGCGGTGGCCCAGCTTGCCGACTTCGTAGCCGGCGCGCCGGTGCTTGCCCATAACGCAACGTTCGACCGCACGTTCATCGAGCGGGTGCCTGGCGGGCACGAGGTGAGCGACCTGTGGGTCGATACCCTCGCTCTATCCAGGATTGCCCTGCCGAGGCTCTCCACGCACAAGCTCCAAGACATGGCGGAGGCCTTCGGATGTGCCAGCGTCTCGCACCGTGCCCTGGATGACGTACATGCCCTGGCCGGCATGTGGCGCGTCATCCTCTGTGCCCTGAGCGACCTGCCTGCCGGGCTGCTCGTGACGCTTGCGAACATGCATCCGGATGTTGAGTGGGCCTACCGCCCCATCATCTCCTACCTGACGCTTGCGGAGCCGGACGCCACGTTCTCGCTTGCCGCCGAGCGCAAGAGGCTCCTCTCCTCTGCGCCCGCCTCTCCGCGACCGGACGTGGACGAACTTGCGACGGACGCCCGCGCGCCATCGGCCGATGAGATCAGGGCCGCGTTTGAGCCCGGTGGTCTGACGTCGAGGATGTATGAGTCGTTCGAGCCGCGCCCGAGCCAGGCACAGATGGCGGAGGAGGTGCGCTCGGCGCTCGCCACGTCGACGATGCGTGCCATCGAGGCGGGCACCGGGGTGGGCAAGTCGGTGGCCTACCTGCTTCCCCTCGCCGAGTATGCAAAGCTCAACAAGGTTACCTGTGGCGTTGCCACGAAGACGAATGCGCTTACGGACCAGCTTGTCTCGCATGAGCTTCCGGCGCTTGCCAAGGTGCTTCCCGGTGGCCTCTCATATGCCTGCCTGAAGGGGTATGACCACTATCCCTGCCTGTATCGTCTGAACAGAAGCGTCGACGCGGAGCTTCCGCTCGATGACGTGGCGAGCAACGGCCGCTCGAGAAACACCATGGCCTCCGACATGCTCACGGCCATCGCCGTCACCTACGCCTATGCGTGTCAGTCCGTCGAAGGCGACGTTGATGCGCTCGGCATACGCTGGGGAAGCGTGCCGAGAAGCCTGCTCACCGTCACGCACAAGGAGTGCAAGCGCAGGGAGTGCCCGTTCTACCCAAACCTCTGCATGCTCCATGGTGCCCGTCGCCGTGCGGCCGCGGCCGACATCGTGGTGACGAACCACTCGCTGCTGCTGAGAAACGTCGAGGCAGACGGTGCGATTCTCCCGCCCGTGAGGAACTGGGTCGTTGACGAGGCCCACTCGTTTGAGGCCGAGGCCCGTAGGCAGTGGGCGCTCGAGGTGTCTGCCGAGCGCGCGCGGACGCTGTTCGAGACGCTTGGGGGGTCCAAGTCCGGTGCCATTGGTGCCGCGTCTGCGTTCGCAGCCTCGAACGAGGCGGCGACTCCCGCATGCGGTCTTCTCGCAAAGGCGGCAAACTCCGTGGCTACCGCGATGATCTCGTCAGCCAACTTCTTCGATGCTGTGCGAGCGCTCAGTGCGCTTGCCCCCAGGAGCGGTGGCTATGACATGGTCACGCTTTGGCTGGGCGAGGAGGCGCGCTCGAGCGACGAGTGGACTGCCGTGGGGGCCACGGGAAAGGAGCTCGTGGGTCGCCTTGCCGCCGCGCGCCACGATCTCGACGGAGCCCACAAGATCCTTGCCGAGAGGAACTCGGATGACGCAGCGCCAAGTAATCCCTCGACCTCGCTTCTCGAGGATGCCTGCCGAGAGCTTGGCGAGTTCATTGATGCCTGTGCCACGATCATTGAGGCGGTGGATGACTCCTACGTCTTTTACGCCGAGCTGCCCCAGGCCAAGCGCCGCATCGGTCAGGAGCGACTCGTTGCCGAGAAGCTCGATATTGGCGCCGAGCTCGCCGACAGGTGGTATCCGGAGATGCGAAGCGTCACGTTCAGCTCCGCGACCATGAGTGTCGATGGTGACTTCTCGCACTTCAACGGGTCCAGTGGGCTGTCGCTGCTCAAGGAGGGGAGGCATCGCGAGGTGTCGCTCCCCTCTGGCTACGACTACGACCGAAACATGAGTGCCATTGCAGTGAGGGACCTGCCGGACCCGCGCGACAGGGGTTATCTCGACGCCCTTGTTGACCTGCTGTTTGACGTGCACGTGTCCATGGGCGGCTCGGTATTGACGCTGTTTACGAACAGGCGGGAGATGGAGCTTGCGCACGCGGCCCTCGAGCCAAGACTCGCTGCACGTGGCCTGAGCGTGGCCATGCAGGAGCGCGGCTCCTCGGTGAGACGTCTGAGCAGGAGGTTCGTGGAAGATCGTGACCTCTCGCTCATGGCGCTGAAGTCCTTCTGGGAGGGGTTCGATGCTGCCGGCGACACGCTTCGCTGCGTCGTGATTCCCAAGCTGCCGTTCTCCAGCCCGAAGGACCCGCTTGTCCAGGAGCGCTCTGCCCGCGACCGAGCGGCCTGGCGACGCTGGAGCCTCCCCGAGGCCGTCCTCGAGGTCAAGCAGGCGGCGGGCCGCCTCATCAGAACGTCGACGGATGCGGGAGTGCTCGTCCTTGCCGACAGCCGCGTGTGCACGAAGGGCTATGGCAAGGTGTTCCTCAACTCGATGCCGACGAAGAGCGTGTCGACGTTGGGTGCCGACATGGTTGGCCGCTATCTGGAGTCATGGCGCGAGAGCCACTGA